From a region of the Haematobia irritans isolate KBUSLIRL chromosome 4, ASM5000362v1, whole genome shotgun sequence genome:
- the LOC142233836 gene encoding uncharacterized protein LOC142233836: MKVLLVLALVAYVSADVSHLFGSSNNLQADGYHYDPPAPEKAFPPKPQPPKPAPPKPSPPKPTVKPAPPATKKEDGYHYDAPSKPFPPPEPKKDYLPPVVKPAPPAVPKTTPKPKPTTPKPKPTTPKPVSKEYLPPVVKPAPPVVPKTTPKPKPAPTKAPAPKPQPPKPQPTPKPVSKEYLPPVVKPAPPVVPKTTPKPKPVTTKAPAPKPQPPKPVSKEYLPPVVKPAPPVVPKTTPKPKPVTTKAPAPKPQPPKPQPPKPQAPKNEYLPPVVKPAPPAQPKKQEGYVYPNNPQPSFTF, encoded by the exons atg AAAGTTTTACTTGTTTTGGCCTTAGTGGCATACGTCAGTGCTGATGTATCGCACTTGTTTGGCAGCAGCAACAATTTGCAAGCTGATGGTTATCATTATGATCCCCCAGCACCCGAAAAGGCTTTCCCACCCAAGCCACAGCCACCAAAGCCCGCTCCACCAAAGCCCTCTCCACCCAAGCCAACTGTGAAGCCTGCTCCTCCAGCTACAAAGAAGGAAGATGGCTATCACTATGATGCTCCATCTAAGCCATTCCCACCACCAGAACCAAAGAAGGATTACTTGCCCCCCGTAGTGAAACCAGCCCCACCAGCAGTGCCCAAGACTACCCCCAAGCCCAAGCCAACCACTCCTAAGCCCAAGCCAACCACCCCCAAGCCCGTGAGCAAGGAATATTTGCCTCCCGTAGTCAAACCAGCTCCTCCAGTAGTGCCTAAGACCACCCCTAAGCCCAAACCAGCTCCCACCAAGGCCCCCGCCCCTAAACCCCAACCACCCAAGCCACAACCCACCCCAAAACCAGTCAGCAAGGAATATTTGCCTCCTGTAGTTAAGCCTGCCCCACCAGTAGTCCCCAAGACCACCCCTAAGCCCAAGCCAGTTACTACCAAGGCTCCTGCTCCCAAACCCCAACCACCAAAGCCAGTCAGCAAGGAATACTTACCCCCTGTAGTTAAGCCTGCCCCACCAGTAGTCCCCAAGACCACCCCTAAGCCCAAGCCAGTTACTACCAAAGCTCCTGCTCCCAAACCTCAACCACCCAAGCCACAACCACCCAAGCCACAAGCACCCAAGAACGAATACTTGCCCCCAGTAGTCAAGCCTGCACCACCAGCACAACCCAAGAAGCAAGAAGGCTATGTTTACCCCAACAACCCCCAACCATCCTTCACCTTCTAA